From the genome of Chroicocephalus ridibundus chromosome 1, bChrRid1.1, whole genome shotgun sequence, one region includes:
- the ASCL4 gene encoding achaete-scute homolog 4 — MDSNKDDDGLFNRIAFPGAMSLANSHVHPHGVPLRECFGVPFPLDPSYWEQAYGRHAGRISYIPFPGYVGVYDCSFEPAFIRKRNERERQRVRCVNEGYTRLREHLPKEFADKRLSKVETLRAAISYIKHLQSLLDCHPLGSNSKETLSAKELPEAPSPGPPRECNSDGESKTSSASSPYSEFEETGS, encoded by the coding sequence atggacagcaaTAAGGATGATGATGGACTATTCAACAGGATTGCATTTCCAGGAGCTATGTCCCTGGCTAACAGCCATGTGCATCCTCACGGGGTCCCCCTGAGAGAGTGCTTTGGGGTTCCCTTCCCTCTGGACCCATCTTACTGGGAGCAAGCCTACGGCAGGCATGCAGGTCGCATCTCCTACATCCCATTCCCCGGCTACGTGGGTGTCTATGACTGTTCCTTTGAGCCTGCCTTCATTCGAAAGAGGAACGAGAGGGAAAGGCAGCGGGTGCGCTGTGTGAACGAGGGCTACACACGCCTGAGAGAGCACCTGCCCAAGGAATTTGCTGACAAGCGCCTCAGCAAAGTGGAGACCCTGAGAGCTGCAATAAGCTACATCAAACACCTGCAGAGCTTGCTGGACTGCCATCCCTTAGGGTCTAACAGTAAGGAAACGCTCTCTGCCAAGGAGCTCCCGGAAGCTCCCAGTCCCGGTCCCCCGCGGGAGTGCAACAGTGATGGAGAGTCTAAAACCTCTTCAGCTTCATCACCCTACAGTGAATTTGAGGAGACGGGCAGCTAG